A single genomic interval of Oryza sativa Japonica Group chromosome 7, ASM3414082v1 harbors:
- the LOC4343239 gene encoding FT-interacting protein 3 yields MMSNLKLGVEVTSAHDLLPKEQGTCNPYVEIEFDDQKFRTAIKERDINPVWNEQFYFNISDPSRLTEKDLEAYVYHANRASNSKTCLGKVRISGTSFVSHSDATPLHYPLEKRTILSRARGELGLRVFLTDDPSVRVSAPGQEFDFISTPTTAQEQVAANAIPNPFQETRADQVRQFQHLPKEQHQHRPQPMTAQPYYPESSYGQQQQKTYSAVGNKAEGPPPPVMRMYAQGPQQQPVEFQLKETSPTLGGGRVIGGRVIPGEKAGAYDLVEKMQYLFVRVVKARDLPHMDITGSLDPYVEVHLGNYKMKTRHFEKNQRPEWDEVFAFPREVMQSTSLEVIVKDKDFIRDDYVGRVSIDLNEVPLRVPPDSPLAPEWYRLVGKEGHRDKGELMLAVWYGTQADECFPSAIHAGSEPIDSHLHNYIRGKVYPVPRMWYVRVNVIGAQDIFPMENHIPDVFVKVRLGHQMLKTRPARSPTRNFMWNEEMMFVAAEPFEEDLIIQIEDRVAQNKDEVIGETMIPLARLPRRADHKPVLPAWFDLRRPGLIDLNQLKEDKFYAKVQLRICLEGGYHVLDESTQYCSDLRPTMKQLWKPPIGLLEVGILSANGLNPTKTKHERGSCDAYCVAKYGQKWVRTRTIVDNLNPRFNEQYTWDVFDHGTVLTIGLFDNCHISADSNHSSSPGHMDKPIGKVRIRLSTLETGRVYTHTYPLLVLHPSGVKKMGELHLAIRFTATSLLNVLFTYSRPLLPKMHYAQPLSIVQQEMLRHQAVQLVAQRLGRMEPPVRREVVEFMSDARSHLWSMRRSKANFFRLMQVFSGFIAAGKWFGDVCQWKNPVTTVLVHVLFIMLVFYPDLILPTIFLYMFLIGLWNYRFRPRFPPHMNTRISHADMTNPDELDEEFDTFPTSKSPDLVRMRYDRLRHVAGRIQTVVGDIATQGERLQSLLSWRDPRATSMFLLFCLLTAVILYVTPFQVIALCLGFFWMRHPRFRHKVPSAPVNFFRRLPAKTDSLL; encoded by the coding sequence ATGATGAGCAATCTTAAGCTTGGGGTGGAGGTTACCAGTGCTCATGACCTCCTACCAAAAGAGCAGGGCACATGCAACCCCTATGTCGAGATCGAATTCGATGACCAGAAGTTCCGCACAGCCATCAAAGAGAGGGATATCAACCCTGTCTGGAACGAGCAGTTCTACTTCAACATATCTGATCCATCCCGCCTCACTGAGAAAGACCTCGAGGCGTATGTGTACCACGCAAACCGCGCCAGCAATTCCAAGACTTGCCTTGGCAAGGTTCGGATCTCCGGTACATCCTTTGTCAGCCACTCAGATGCCACACCTCTTCACTACCCCCTGGAGAAGCGCACGATCTTATCCCGTGCTCGTGGTGAGCTCGGTCTCAGGGTGTTCCTTACAGATGATCCATCAGTCAGAGTGTCCGCTCCTGGTCAGGAGTTCGACTTCATAAGCACGCCTACGACTGCCCAAGAGCAGGTAGCCGCCAATGCCATTCCAAATCCTTTCCAGGAGACCAGAGCAGATCAAGTGAGGCAATTCCAACACTTACCAAAAGAACAGCACCAGCACCGTCCGCAGCCAATGACTGCGCAGCCATACTACCCTGAAAGTTCATACGGACAACAGCAACAGAAAACCTACTCTGCTGTCGGGAACAAAGCTGAAGGTCCTCCACCTCCAGTCATGAGGATGTATGCTCAAGGTCCACAGCAGCAGCCTGTAGAATTCCAGCTGAAGGAAACAAGCCCAACACTTGGTGGCGGACGTGTTATTGGCGGCCGGGTGATCCCCGGTGAAAAGGCAGGGGCATACGACCTTGTTGAGAAGATGCAGTACCTATTTGTGCGTGTGGTTAAGGCCCGTGATCTGCCCCACATGGACATCACTGGGAGTCTTGATCCTTATGTTGAGGTGCACCTCGGAAACTACAAAATGAAGACAAGGCACTTTGAGAAGAACCAGAGGCCTGAGTGGGATGAGGTGTTTGCTTTCCCTAGGGAAGTAATGCAGTCAACGTCACTTGAAGTTATTGTGAAGGATAAGGACTTCATTCGGGATGATTATGTTGGCCGGGTGTCAATAGATCTAAATGAGGTACCACTAAGGGTCCCTCCTGACAGCCCATTGGCACCAGAGTGGTATCGACTTGTGGGGAAGGAAGGGCACAGGGATAAAGGGGAGCTGATGCTCGCTGTCTGGTATGGAACTCAAGCAGATGAGTGCTTCCCAAGTGCCATCCACGCAGGATCAGAACCAATTGATTCCCATCTTCACAACTACATCCGTGGGAAGGTCTACCCTGTACCCAGAATGTGGTATGTGAGGGTCAATGTAATTGGGGCACAGGATATATTTCCAATGGAGAACCACATACCTGATGTATTTGTTAAGGTGAGGCTGGGCCACCAAATGCTGAAGACAAGGCCAGCTCGCTCACCAACCAGAAACTTCATGTGGAATGAGGAGATGATGTTTGTCGCGGCAGAGCCTTTCGAGGAGGACTTGATCATACAAATAGAGGATCGAGTTGCTCAGAACAAGGATGAAGTGATTGGTGAAACTATGATACCTCTCGCAAGGCTTCCAAGGAGGGCTGACCATAAGCCAGTGCTGCCAGCATGGTTTGATCTCAGAAGGCCAGGACTGATTGATCTGAACCAACTAAAGGAAGATAAATTCTATGCAAAGGTGCAACTTCGTATTTGCCTTGAAGGTGGTTACCATGTGCTCGATGAGTCCACACAGTACTGTAGCGATCTCCGGCCAACAATGAAGCAGCTGTGGAAACCACCAATCGGTCTGCTTGAAGTTGGCATTCTAAGTGCAAATGGGCTCAATCCAACAAAGACCAAGCATGAGCGGGGGTCATGCGATGCATATTGTGTTGCCAAGTATGGTCAGAAATGGGTGCGGACACGTACTATTGTTGACAACTTGAACCCTAGATTCAATGAACAGTACACATGGGATGTCTTCGACCATGGAACAGTGCTCACCATTGGTTTATTTGACAACTGCCACATATCTGCAGACAGCAACCACAGTAGTTCCCCCGGCCATATGGACAAGCCCATCGGGAAAGTGCGAATTCGGCTTTCAACTCTTGAGACTGGGAGGGTGTACACACACACGTATCCATTACTTGTCCTCCACCCATCAGGAGTTAAGAAAATGGGAGAACTCCACCTGGCCATCAGGTTCACAGCCACATCCCTTCTCAATGTGCTCTTCACATATTCTCGGCCCCTCTTGCCCAAGATGCATTACGCGCAACCACTGTCAATAGTGCAGCAGGAAATGCTCCGCCACCAAGCTGTGCAACTTGTCGCACAGCGTCTAGGGCGCATGGAGCCACCAGTTCGCAGGGAAGTTGTTGAGTTCATGTCAGATGCCCGCTCACACCTGTGGAGCATGCGGCGAAGCAAGGCTAACTTCTTCCGTCTTATGCAAGTCTTCTCCGGATTCATTGCTGCAGGAAAGTGGTTTGGCGACGTTTGTCAGTGGAAAAACCCAGTCACAACAGTTTTAGTTCATGTGCTATTTATCATGCTTGTCTTCTACCCAGACCTTATCCTCCCAACAATCTTCCTCTACATGTTCTTGATAGGATTGTGGAATTACCGGTTCCGGCCGCGTTTCCCACCTCATATGAACACAAGGATATCTCATGCCGATATGACAAACCCAGATGAGCTTGATGAAGAATTTGATACATTCCCAACATCAAAGAGTCCAGATCTGGTTAGGATGAGGTATGACAGGCTACGGCATGTTGCTGGGAGGATACAGACAGTTGTTGGGGACATTGCAACTCAAGGAGAGAGGCTGCAGTCGCTGCTCAGCTGGAGGGATCCAAGGGCAACATCTATGTTCCTATTGTTTTGCCTGCTTACTGCAGTTATCTTGTATGTGACACCATTCCAAGTGATTGCACTCTGCCTTGGTTTCTTCTGGATGAGGCACCCACGGTTTCGTCATAAGGTTCCATCGGCACCTGTGAACTTCTTCAGGAGGCTACCTGCAAAGACAGATTCTTTGCTATAA